One window of the Asticcacaulis sp. SL142 genome contains the following:
- a CDS encoding MFS transporter, translated as MKNAAATRPVNLMVITWLTYLMFMMFAMTTDAVGVIIPQIIKEFGLTMTEAGAFHYATMAGIALAGLGLGFLADRMGRKWTIILGLAMFALNSFLFAAGNDFLFFCTLLFISGLSIGVFKTGALALIGDISTSTQSHTRVMNMVEGFFGVGAILGPLIVTQLLLSEASWKWLYVIAGVLCSLLILAAFGVKYPTTHEPSQETVNLKASLAMMKDPYAMAFSGLAMLYVGVETAIYVWMPTLLAGYQGPAMWLALYALSVFFVLRAAGRFFGSWMLARLSWTVVMALCSGAILICFVLALFGGQSLAVYVLPLSGLFMSVIYPTINSKGISGFKKAQHGAVGGIILFFTCLSAVIAPLAMGAISDVFGDAKYGFVLATVLAALLFGALLFNLIRDPSASRLKALDVSEY; from the coding sequence ATGAAAAATGCTGCGGCCACTCGGCCCGTGAACCTCATGGTAATCACCTGGCTGACCTACCTCATGTTCATGATGTTTGCCATGACCACGGATGCCGTAGGTGTGATCATTCCACAAATCATCAAAGAATTTGGCCTGACTATGACGGAGGCTGGGGCATTCCATTATGCCACCATGGCCGGCATTGCGCTGGCTGGTTTAGGGCTAGGCTTTCTGGCTGACCGGATGGGGCGTAAGTGGACGATCATTCTGGGGTTGGCTATGTTTGCGCTAAATTCCTTCCTGTTTGCCGCGGGTAATGATTTCCTGTTTTTCTGTACTTTGCTATTTATCTCAGGTCTGTCGATTGGGGTGTTCAAGACCGGAGCCTTGGCGCTGATTGGCGATATCTCCACCTCGACCCAAAGCCATACTCGCGTCATGAATATGGTTGAGGGCTTTTTTGGTGTTGGAGCCATTCTCGGACCGCTGATCGTCACCCAATTGCTGTTGAGTGAGGCATCATGGAAGTGGCTCTATGTCATCGCGGGCGTACTATGTAGCTTGCTGATACTTGCGGCCTTCGGCGTTAAATATCCCACTACACATGAACCCTCGCAAGAGACCGTCAATCTCAAGGCTTCACTCGCCATGATGAAAGACCCCTATGCCATGGCATTCTCGGGTCTGGCCATGCTTTATGTCGGGGTGGAAACGGCCATATATGTGTGGATGCCGACCTTGTTGGCCGGGTATCAGGGCCCCGCGATGTGGTTGGCGCTTTACGCGCTTTCAGTATTTTTCGTCTTGCGCGCGGCTGGCCGTTTCTTTGGCTCATGGATGCTGGCGCGTCTGTCATGGACGGTTGTCATGGCCCTGTGCTCTGGGGCTATCCTGATCTGCTTTGTGCTGGCATTGTTCGGAGGTCAGTCGTTGGCCGTCTATGTTTTGCCGTTGTCGGGCTTATTTATGTCGGTCATTTATCCGACCATAAACTCCAAGGGCATATCGGGCTTCAAAAAGGCACAGCACGGCGCGGTGGGGGGAATTATCCTTTTTTTCACATGCCTCAGTGCGGTTATCGCGCCCCTGGCTATGGGGGCGATCAGCGATGTATTTGGTGATGCTAAGTATGGATTTGTGCTTGCGACAGTTCTTGCCGCGCTGTTGTTTGGCGCCTTGCTGTTTAACCTGATACGCGACCCCAGTGCCTCGCGGCTTAAGGCACTCGATGTCAGCGAATATTAG
- a CDS encoding methyl-accepting chemotaxis protein: MNFKNWPVLGKSLSLLAALGFACILTVIFSANSMNKIDNLYSGIISGPEKALTALARANRSMVSSSRDIFALSVATAPVEMDRAAKALDESKAFFGTQIDIAKAADPEHASDYEKFRADFLSILNTTCAETIRMGHSTNPLDAIKSVELAKTVCTPAIDALVKTTVDYATSSSERLDKISDEATASTKSTIMITYVSVFGALAVIAALAFWLTLTGIVSPIKALTDVMTRMSQGDLAALVPGQDRKDELGQMARTAETFRKGLEEAEALRAGAAALKERTEAERRQGMLDLADDFEKSVGGIINMVSGAATELQASAQQLTSTAQEASAQTLAVSAAAEEAGANVASVAASTEEMSASVSEISRQVESSAQISADAMAEAAQAGRIVEELTEAAESIGGFVDMISGLASQTNLLALNATIESARAGEAGKGFAVVASEVKALAGQTAKATTEISEKISEIQTATGRALAAMQNIGNTINKINSNSTAIASAVGQQSSATQEIVHSINQASMGTTEVTVNISGVADAAEQTGAAASQVLSSSSELAEQAARLTHEMQKFLGTVRAA, from the coding sequence ATGAATTTCAAAAATTGGCCAGTACTAGGCAAATCGTTGTCGCTACTGGCGGCGCTTGGTTTCGCTTGCATTTTGACGGTTATCTTTTCTGCAAACAGCATGAATAAGATCGATAATCTCTACAGTGGGATTATCAGCGGGCCTGAAAAGGCGTTGACCGCACTGGCTCGAGCAAACCGAAGTATGGTCTCTTCATCCCGAGACATATTTGCGCTGAGCGTGGCCACCGCGCCTGTCGAAATGGATAGGGCGGCTAAAGCGCTGGACGAATCCAAGGCATTTTTTGGTACGCAGATTGATATCGCAAAGGCGGCAGACCCAGAACACGCATCGGACTATGAAAAGTTTCGCGCCGATTTTCTGTCCATCTTAAATACCACCTGTGCCGAGACTATCCGTATGGGCCATTCAACCAATCCTTTAGACGCGATTAAGTCTGTTGAGCTTGCAAAAACAGTTTGTACTCCCGCCATAGACGCTTTGGTTAAAACAACTGTCGACTATGCCACGTCTTCTTCGGAACGGCTCGACAAGATCTCCGATGAGGCCACCGCAAGTACAAAATCGACCATCATGATCACTTATGTGTCAGTGTTTGGGGCCCTTGCTGTGATTGCCGCCCTTGCTTTCTGGCTGACGCTGACTGGAATTGTGTCGCCGATAAAGGCACTTACAGACGTCATGACGCGCATGTCACAAGGCGACTTAGCTGCATTGGTGCCGGGACAGGATCGAAAGGACGAACTTGGACAGATGGCGCGTACGGCAGAGACCTTCCGCAAGGGCCTCGAAGAGGCAGAGGCATTACGCGCAGGCGCTGCGGCATTGAAGGAGCGCACTGAGGCCGAACGGCGCCAGGGCATGCTTGACCTCGCCGACGATTTCGAAAAATCAGTGGGTGGAATTATCAACATGGTCTCAGGCGCGGCAACAGAACTACAGGCGTCGGCACAACAACTTACGAGCACAGCGCAGGAAGCGTCCGCCCAAACGCTCGCGGTCTCGGCTGCCGCCGAAGAAGCTGGAGCCAATGTCGCCTCAGTTGCGGCATCGACTGAGGAAATGAGTGCCTCCGTCTCTGAAATCAGTCGCCAAGTCGAAAGCTCCGCGCAAATCTCCGCAGATGCTATGGCTGAAGCGGCTCAGGCTGGCAGGATAGTCGAGGAACTAACCGAAGCGGCTGAAAGTATAGGAGGGTTTGTCGATATGATCTCAGGCCTTGCCAGCCAGACCAACCTGTTGGCGTTAAACGCCACGATTGAATCGGCAAGAGCTGGTGAAGCCGGTAAGGGGTTTGCGGTTGTGGCGTCTGAAGTTAAGGCGCTTGCCGGTCAGACGGCGAAAGCCACGACGGAGATATCCGAAAAGATTAGCGAAATCCAGACGGCTACGGGCCGGGCTTTGGCAGCCATGCAGAATATCGGCAACACCATAAATAAAATCAACAGCAACTCTACCGCAATCGCCTCAGCCGTCGGACAACAAAGCTCAGCAACTCAGGAAATCGTACATTCCATCAATCAGGCCTCGATGGGAACAACGGAGGTGACGGTAAATATTTCAGGTGTCGCCGACGCAGCGGAGCAAACAGGTGCTGCTGCTTCTCAGGTGTTGAGTTCTTCAAGTGAACTGGCCGAACAGGCCGCACGTCTGACCCATGAGATGCAAAAATTCCTTGGTACTGTGAGGGCAGCATGA
- a CDS encoding LacI family DNA-binding transcriptional regulator, protein MADIAKLAGVSVSSVSRALAGSPLIPHNVREKITTIAEENGYVVNQAARNLRLQTTRTIGLVLPMRHETGQQVTDPFLLELIGHLSEEVFKRGYDLLMSKNPAPRQGWLKDLVQSHRFDAMLVLGQSDQHAQINALAEKYPPMVVWGERLSAQAYCSVGVDNVYGGRLATEHLISRGRNQILFLGPTQVPEVSSRLHGYKQALTEAGAPPRPAQIIEAHFTYDSAYQTVRDLLTSRRKFDAIFCASDVIALAAITALTEGNRKVPEDVAVCGFDDVTMAKSITPPLTTIKQDLRMGAQMMVDLLFQRLGGDKTSSAVIPASLIVRAST, encoded by the coding sequence ATGGCTGATATTGCCAAACTCGCTGGCGTTTCGGTTTCAAGCGTGTCTCGCGCCCTCGCGGGCAGCCCGTTGATTCCTCATAACGTACGGGAAAAAATAACGACGATTGCTGAAGAGAATGGCTACGTGGTCAATCAGGCGGCCCGGAACTTACGCCTTCAGACAACGCGCACTATCGGGCTCGTCTTACCCATGCGTCATGAAACCGGCCAGCAGGTAACCGATCCCTTTCTTTTGGAACTGATCGGTCACCTGTCCGAAGAAGTGTTTAAACGCGGATACGATCTGTTGATGTCGAAAAACCCCGCACCTCGTCAGGGATGGTTGAAAGACCTGGTACAATCACATCGCTTTGACGCCATGCTGGTTCTGGGGCAATCGGATCAACACGCCCAGATTAATGCTCTGGCGGAGAAATATCCACCCATGGTGGTCTGGGGAGAACGCCTTTCCGCACAAGCTTATTGCTCGGTCGGCGTCGATAACGTCTATGGTGGACGCTTAGCCACCGAACATCTGATCTCACGAGGTCGCAATCAGATTCTATTCTTAGGCCCCACTCAGGTGCCCGAGGTCTCAAGTCGTCTGCACGGCTATAAACAAGCCCTCACCGAGGCCGGGGCACCTCCCCGCCCCGCCCAGATCATCGAGGCGCATTTCACCTATGACTCCGCCTATCAGACCGTACGCGACCTCCTGACCTCACGCCGGAAGTTCGATGCCATTTTCTGCGCCTCGGACGTGATTGCGCTCGCTGCGATAACCGCTCTCACCGAGGGGAACCGCAAGGTACCAGAAGATGTCGCGGTCTGCGGGTTCGATGACGTGACCATGGCCAAGTCGATCACGCCACCCCTTACCACGATCAAGCAGGATCTGCGCATGGGCGCTCAGATGATGGTTGACCTGCTTTTCCAGCGGCTTGGCGGAGACAAGACATCCTCAGCCGTTATTCCCGCCAGCCTGATTGTCAGGGCTTCAACCTAA